A region of Bos javanicus breed banteng chromosome 17, ARS-OSU_banteng_1.0, whole genome shotgun sequence DNA encodes the following proteins:
- the LOC133229204 gene encoding mitotic-spindle organizing protein 2 isoform X2: MAAAGAGPGPGPGAPPGLEAALQKLALRRKKVLSAEEMELFELAQAAGGAMDPDVFKILVDLLKLNVAPLAVFQMLKSMCAGQRVASDSQDPTAAPLPTPSVPETRGRNKGGGALGGGPALAERGGRDGPGQRMPRQPSASRLPKGGGPGRSPPRSGT, encoded by the exons ATGGCGGCCGCGGGCGCGGGGCCGGGCCCCGGGCCGGGGGCGCCCCCGGGGCTGGAGGCGGCCCTGCAGAAGCTGGCGCTGCGGCGGAAGAAGGTGCTGAGCGCCGAGGAGATGGAGCTGTTCGAGCTGGCGCAGGCTGCGGGCGGCGCCATGGACCCCGACGTGTTCAA GATCCTGGTGGACCTGCTGAAGCTGAACGTGGCGCCCCTCGCCGtcttccagatgctcaagtccaTGTGCGCTGGGCAGAGGGTGGCGAGCGACTCCCAGGATCCCACGGCCGCGCCCCTGCCCACGCCCAGCGTGCCTGAGACCCGAG GGAGAAACAAAGGCGGTGGTGCCCTGGGCGGAGGCCCGGCGCTGGCAGAACGCGGCGGCCGGGACGGACCAGGCCAGAGGATGCCCCGCCAGCCCAGCGCCTCCAGGCTGCCCAAGGGGGGCGGGCCAGGGAGGAGCCCCCCGAGGAGCGGCACCTGA
- the LOC133229204 gene encoding mitotic-spindle organizing protein 2 isoform X1, with amino-acid sequence MAAAGAGPGPGPGAPPGLEAALQKLALRRKKVLSAEEMELFELAQAAGGAMDPDVFKILVDLLKLNVAPLAVFQMLKSMCAGQRVASDSQDPTAAPLPTPSVPETREASFLSARSRSPPARPSFSCAPQPAASPVLLHGPAAAHSPLSPGPPGSLRFSCCLFSPFAGRNKGGGALGGGPALAERGGRDGPGQRMPRQPSASRLPKGGGPGRSPPRSGT; translated from the exons ATGGCGGCCGCGGGCGCGGGGCCGGGCCCCGGGCCGGGGGCGCCCCCGGGGCTGGAGGCGGCCCTGCAGAAGCTGGCGCTGCGGCGGAAGAAGGTGCTGAGCGCCGAGGAGATGGAGCTGTTCGAGCTGGCGCAGGCTGCGGGCGGCGCCATGGACCCCGACGTGTTCAA GATCCTGGTGGACCTGCTGAAGCTGAACGTGGCGCCCCTCGCCGtcttccagatgctcaagtccaTGTGCGCTGGGCAGAGGGTGGCGAGCGACTCCCAGGATCCCACGGCCGCGCCCCTGCCCACGCCCAGCGTGCCTGAGACCCGAG AGGCCTCCTTTCTCTCTGCCCGGAGCCGTAGCCCCCCTGCGAGGCCCTCCTTTTCCTGCGCCCCGCAGCCTGCGGCCTCTCCGGTTCTGCTCCACGGCCCAGCTGCCGCACACTCGCCTCTCTCTCCGGGGCCCCCCGGTTCCCTCCGGTTCTCTTGCTGCCTGTTCTCTCCTTTTGCAG GGAGAAACAAAGGCGGTGGTGCCCTGGGCGGAGGCCCGGCGCTGGCAGAACGCGGCGGCCGGGACGGACCAGGCCAGAGGATGCCCCGCCAGCCCAGCGCCTCCAGGCTGCCCAAGGGGGGCGGGCCAGGGAGGAGCCCCCCGAGGAGCGGCACCTGA